The following DNA comes from Mycobacteroides immunogenum.
TGACCCAGCTTCGGGTGGCGTCGTTGAGGTGCAACTCGGCCTGAATCTTGGGCAGCGTGACCACCGCGATGGTGCCGTCCATGGTGGCCAGGAACTGCATACCGGCGATCGCGATGACGGCATACAGGTAGTGCCGGGAGGGCAGAAATTCGCGCGCCTTTTGAGTGAGCTGCTCGACGCTGAGGCCAGACATGGAGGACACCTTACCGTCCTCTTAACGTCGCTTTAGAGCTCAAAAGGCGCCGTAAGCGGCGACAGGACCGATGACGATGATTGCCGGCGGTCTGATGCCCTGCGAGCGAATGCGTTCTGGCGCCGTGGAGAGATCCGCGCGCAGCACGCGTTGCTCGTCGGTGGTGCCGTGTTGAACCACCAACACCGGAGTATCCGCAGGTCGGCCACCTTCTATGAGCACCTTTGCGAATTGCTCGATGCGCTCGACTGCCATCAGCAGCACGATGGTGCCCTTCAGGGCAGCAAGCGCATCCCAATTGACTAACGATTCCGGATGTCCGGGTGCGACGTGTCCGCTGACGACCACGAACTCGTGGTTCACCGCGCGATGCGTGACGGGCACGCCGGCGGCCGCCGGCACCGAGATCGCGCTGGTCACACCGGGTACGACGGTCACCTGGACGCCGGCTTCGGCACATGCCAGCACCTCTTCGTAGCCGCGCGCGAAGACGAACGGGTCGCCGCCTTTGAGCCGCACCACGAACTTGCCCTCCTGAGCCCGTTCGATGAGCACCCGGTTGATCTCTTGCTGCGCCATCGCGCGCCCGTAGGGGATCTTCGCCGCGTCGATGACCTCGACATGCGGTCCCAGATCGGCAAGCAGCTCGGCGGGTGCCAGCCGGTCGGCGACCACCACATCGGCCTGCGCGAGGAGCCTGCGCCCGCGCACAGTAATGAGATCAGGATCACCAGGGCCGCCGCCGACAAGCGCCACGCCTTGCGGTTTGACGCGATCCTCGCCTCTGTCATCGATGAGACCCCGCTGTAGCGCCTCATGGATGGCCGAACGCAGCGCTGCCGATCGTTTGTGCTGACCACCGGTCAAAACACCCACCGCGATGCCGTCGTGATTGAACGAGGCAGGCGTGACAGCCGTGCCTTCCCGGGCGGAGTCGGCCCGAACGCAGAAGATGTGGCGGCGTTCGGCTTCGTCCACGACGGCCGCGTTCACCGCCGGGTCGTCGGTGCAGGCGATGGCGTACCAGGCACCGTCGAGGTCCCCATCCTGATAGGGGCGCAAGCTCAGGGTGATCGAGGCCATGCCCTCGACGGCAGGGGTCGCGCTGGGCGCGATCACGTGGACATCGGCTCCGCTGGCGATCAGCAGCCCCAGGCGCCGCTGCGCGACAGAACCGGCGCCGACGACCACGACCTTGCGTCCGGTGAGGCGGAGGCCGACGAGGTAGGCGTCATGAGTCACCGCGCGAGTTTACGTGGACGCCGATCGCGAGGCCGGGTTAGCCGTGCTCTAATCGGTCCCAGTGCAATCCCATCGCATGCAACCAGCGGAGTTGGCCCAGGCCGCGATGACTGCTGCCCTCATGGGCGCCATCGCCGTCGTCTCCATCGTGTTACCGGGCGCGGTGGTCTTCGCATGGCTCGGTGCGGTACCGATGGGGGTGCTCTGTTACCGGCACCGCATCCGCGTCGCTTTGGCCGCATGCGTTGCCGCCGGCCTCATCAGTTTTCTCATCGCCGGATTCGGCGGCCTGGTGTCAGCGTTGACATGCGCCTACATGGGCGCGATTTCCGGCCAGGTGCGCCGCCGGAATCGCGGCGCGGCAACGATGTTCGTGGTCGCCGCGTTGTGGGGCGTGTTGGTCTCCATTTTCTGCGTGGGTGTTTTCGCGGCCCTGCGGAATCTGCGCGAGGTGGTGCTCGGTGCCGTGGCCGCCAACGTGGGCGGTTTCGCGGCGCTGCTGCGGGAAGTGCCGGTTCTTGGCGGCGCGGCGGCGGGGCTCGACCACGCCGTCGCGGGCTGGCTTGTGCACTGGCCGTGGTTCTTCGGAGTCTCGGTGTGGCTCATCGTCATCTTCGGGACATCGTTCGGATGGCGGGTTTTGACGCCCGTGCTGCGCAGGCTCGAGCAGGTGACCGACCTGGCATCGGTGGGCACACTGCCCGCTCCGCACGAGAACATTCCGCCCGGGCCGCTGCCGACCGTTCTCACCGATGTCGGCTATCGATATGCCGGCGCGAGCCGGGATGCGCTGAAGCCAGTGACGATGCGGGTCGATATCGGTGAACACATCGCGGTGACCGGCGCCAACGGCACTGGCAAGTCCACCCTCATGCGCATCTTGGCGGGGGTGCCTCCCACGGCGGGAACCATCGAACGTCCGGCGGGGGTTGGCCTGGGCCAGGTGGGTGGGACTGCCCTGGTCTTACAGCACCCCGAGAGTCAGGTGCTCGGGCTGCGTGTGGGTGACGACATCGTGTGGGGACTGCCACCTGACCGCACTATCGATATCGAAAGTCTGCTCACCGAGGTGGGATTGGGCGGTATGGCCGACCGGGATACCGCAGGACTCTCCGGCGGGGAGCTGCAGCGGCTCGCGGTCGCCTCGGCACTGGCCCGGGAACCTGCCCTCCTGATCGCCGATGAGGTCACCACCATGGTGGACCACGACGGTCGCCAGACGCTTCTCACTGTGCTGGACGGGCTCACCGCCCACCACCGTCTTGGGCTGGTACACATCACCCATTACCCGCAGGAGGCCGACGCCGCGGATCGGGTGGTGGCCTTGGGCGGCATCGAGGTACGGGCGGGCGAGGAGCGCCCATTCCCCATTGAATCCGCCAGCGGTGAAACGATTCTCGATGTGCGGCAAGTATCGTTCGACTACGCGGCAGGCACGCCGTGGTCGCAACCGGTGCTGCGGGATGTCTCCTTGAAGGTCCGCTCCGGCGACGGAATCTTGCTGTGCGGTGGCAACGGGTCGGGCAAGTCCACCCTGGCCTGGATCATGGCGGGCCTACTGGAACCGTCGGCGGGCCAATGCCTGCTCGACGGCCGGCCCGCCGCGGAGCAGGTTGGCGCTGTCGCGTTGTGTTTCCAAGCCGCGCGGCTACAGCTGCTGCGCGGCCATGCCGGTGCGGCGGTGGCCGAACTGGCCGGGTACTCGAGCTCCGACACCGAAAGCATCGATCGCGCGCTGGCCTCGGTCAGTCTGGACCCCGCCGTTGGCGGAGTGTTGATCGATCGGCTCAGCGGCGGCCAATTACGACGTGTCGCACTGGCCGGGCTGCTGGCGCGGTCGCCACGCCTCTTGATTCTCGACGAACCACTGGCGGGCCTGGATGTCGATGCTCAGGCCGACCTCATCGACTTGTTGGTGCGCATTCGCAACGGCGGACAGGCCGTCATCGTGATCTCCCACGACACCGACAGCCTGTCTCCGTTATGTCCACGCACCATTCGGCTGGAGCAGGGTGAGTTGGTGAGCGCCCAATGAGTCCGCGGCGCCCGTTGATGCTGATGCGACCGATTCCCGGTCAGTCGCCCATCCACTCATTGTGGGCTGGCACGAAACTGCTGGCCGTGCTGGCGATATCGGTGTTGCTCACCATCATGCCGTCATGGACGGCGATTGGCGTCGTCGCGCTGCTCATCGCGGGGACCGCTGCGCTCGCCGGCATTTCACCCCGATGTGTGCCGTCCGTGCCACGGTGGGTCTGGCTGCTGGTGGTGGCGGGCAGCTTGTTCACCATCGTCAACGGAGGCGCTCCCGAGCTACGGCTGGGACCCGTCACAGTCGGAGTGGGCGGCTTCCTCGACTTCCTGCGCGTCACGTCACTTGGTCTGGTGCTGATCGGCCTGGGCGCGGTGATCTCATGGACAACTCAGGTCGCCGACATAGCTCCTGCGGTGGCACTTTTGTGTCGCCCGCTACGCCTCGTACGGGCGCCAGTCGATGATTGGGCCGTCACCATCTCCCTGGCGTTCCGCATGTTTCCGATGCTGTCCGAGGAGTTCCGGCTGCTGGCGGCGGCCCGCAAGCTCCAGCCGCCTGCGCCGGAGAAACCTTCGCGGCGTGCGGAAATGGTGGATCTGTGCACGGCTGCCATGGTGGTCTCGCTGCGTCGTGCCACCGAAATGGGTGATGCCATAACCGCGCGAGGCGGCGCGGGGCGCATCGCTGCGCATCCGGCCCATCCGGGATGGCGCGATGCGGTGGCGGCCACGGTGTTGATCGGGGTCTTGGCATTCGCACTAGTACTGAGCTGAGACTTCCCAGTTTTCCGTCAGAAACCAGAACCCACAGTAATTCCGAAGAGATCCCGTGGGGAACTTTGATTTTCACGTCTTACCTTTTGCTTGTCGAACCTCGGCACGTGAAAGGAGACAGCGTGATGCCCGTTCGATCCTCAGTACGCAGCGGTGTTGTCGTCGCCGCTATCGGCGCCTCATTGCTTGGTGCAGTTGCGATCCCGGCAGTTGCGTCGGCCGCGCCGGCCACCGGGTACACCACCGACCATGTCGACTGGCGAGGTGGCGGTCATCGCTACTGGGACCACCCGGAGTGGGGCCGAGGCTGGAATCGCGGCTATCCGGCGCCCGGCTGGATTCCACCCCGGGGCTGGTACCCACCCGCCGATTGGGTTCCGCCGCAAGGTTGGTACCCGCCCGCGGGCTGGGCACCGCCGGGTGATTGGGCAGGTCCATGCAGCGGCCCATTGTTCGACCTGCTCCACCCCGCGCGTTGCTTCCGGGTGTAGTTGTTCCCCGAGCTTGGGCGCGTGCGCCCGCCCCTCCAGTGGAGTGATGTCTCACGTCACGGGCCGAATCCACCACTGGCCTGCACACCTCCGGACGCCCCGGCCGCATCCACCCCGCCGGACATCCGGGGACCGCGCGCGCCGGACATCGACGACGGAAGTCGTGTTCCTCGAGACAGATTCAACGCGGGTAGTTGCCCCGGCGCGACCACCGGCCCGTATGGGGACGGGCTGGGCGGCGGTAGCTCCGCCGAGGCCGGAGCACCGAACCCAGCGGAAAGTCCCATCACCAACACCGCGACACACCCCACCCGGATCATCGAACGTTTCCTTCACCTGTTCCCCGCGGGTCTTCCAACTGCCCACCGGTCATCCCGCCGCTGACACGCGCGGAGTGCCCCGCTTCGAGCCCGGCCGAGATATGCGCGCCGCGCCCCGGCCTGGGCAACAACCCAAACGCCGGTTGCGACGGTGTCGCCGCATGATTGTTCGGCGCACTACCCGGTACCGCTACCGGTACGGCTGGGTTTATCGGGGGCGGCTCAGCCGCCGCCACGGCAGCGGAGGCAAGCCACGCCCCCAGAAGGAAAAGCATTGCTGTTACGGCTGATCGCATGGGCTAGATCCTGATCGGATCGCCGTAGATCGCGAACTCGGTGTGACCGGTCTCCGTGGAAACACGCAACGAAGCGAAAGACCGAATCGTGACATCTCCACCGCATGCGTCGGCCTTGAGATGAACGTTGTCCAGATCCAGCGCACCGGTGTTACCTCGCGACAACACCATGTTGCCCAGCGGCAGATTGACGATGACGCCCGGTTGCAGCACGGTCTGTACGAAACCGCTGACGCCGGCACTGCCACCGACGCCCACGGTTTGTAAGGGAAGCACACCCAGATTCACTGATGGTGCGACACCTGCGGATCCGCCGATCTGCAATCCCGACGACACATCGGACTGGCAACCAAGTTGGTAGCCGATGAGGAAGAGACTGTCGGTGATGGGATTGGCTCCACCTGTCGCGGTCGCCGTGCCCGAGAGCGTGACAAAGGCCTCCCGCGAGTTGGCGGCGGCCGCGAGATTCGGCACCGAGTTCACCCGCTCATGGTCCAACCGGATCTCCAGATGCCATCCATCCCGGGTAGTCCTCGAATACAGCTGTGGCGCCATGTCTCTTGGCTCCGCACTGGCAGCGGCGGGTTCAGTTAGCCCAAACACGGCCACCAGAAAACCCGTGACTACTAGGCGGGCAATCATGAGATCCACCACGGCGCATCACGGCGCACATTCACATACAACAAAGGTCTATAGAAGCTGGCAGAGGTCACCACTACAAACGTTCCAATCAACGGATACGGAGCCGGCGAGGCGCACGAAAAATACACCCTCGACGGCTAGTGAAGGTTTGATATGTACAAGACGGCAACGATGACCGTCCGGCAGCCCTCAGCGCCGATTGATTCGTAAGTGCAGAAGCCTTTGTCGCCCAAAATTTTCCGGACCCCGTGAAATCACCGCGCCCCGGCGCGCCATCAACACAATCAGCAGGGCTGCGCCACCAAGGGAAATGACCGACAGGGCGTGCGGGAGCCAAACCGGCTCTCCAACTAGCCCGTGACGAAAACGAGTTGCGGCCACGCCATGCTGCACCAGTTCCCAGTGATGGGCCTCGACAGTGTCATATAAGGACACCGGTGCGGCGGTATCCCCCAAATGCGAACTCTCACCCGGAAATAGGCAAGCACCGCCGACCAACAAACACAAAATCGCCAGCAGGGCTGCGGAGTACAGCTGGTACTTGGGTACCCCGCGACCAGACATATCGACGATGGTACCAGGAAGATTTTTGCGACTCCGGGGCTCGGCATTCGTAATTCTCGAAATACCTTCTGTCACAGTGGTTTCTAGCGCAACAATCTGCACGGACTTGTCGGTGTCCGTCTTTACGATGCACGTATGAGTTCGATCAGGATGTTGGAGGCGGCGGTTGATGCCGTATGCGCTGACACCTTGGCCGGACTCTCCAGCCCTGAGCTGCTGGCGACACTGGCACGTATGGAGGTGGTCCAACGCCGGCTCGCCGCTGCGTCACACGCCGGCATCGCACAGTTGGTGCAGCAGGCGTCCCCGGTGGAGTTGGGCGGTACGTCGTTTCCGGATGTGTTGTCGCGGCGGTTGCATATTGGTAAGGGGGCGGCGCGGCGCCGGATCGCCGACGCCGAGCAGCTGGCGCCGCGGCGGGTGTTGACCGGCGAGGTGTTGGCACCGCAACTACCCTGCACCGCTGAAGCGTTGGGGCGTGGCGATATCGGTGAGGAACATGTCCGGATCATCCGGCACTTCTTCGATCGGCTCCCGGCGGTGGTCGATGCCCTCACCCGGGAAGCAGCCGAGGCGCAGCTGGCGGTGATGGCGGCGCAGTTTGGGCCCGAGGCGCTGCGGGTCGGTGCCGACCGGCTGATGGCCCTACTCAACCCCGACGGACAGTTCTCCGACGCCGATCGGGCGCGCCGACGCGGACTCACGATCGGGCCGCAAGGCTTCGATGGCATGTCCGCGATCTCAGGTCTGCTGGATCCGGAGACGCGGGCTTATGTGGACGCGGTGTTCGCCAAACTAGCCGCCCCCGGCATGTGCAACCCCAACGATCAAAGCCCCACCGTGGATGGTGAGGTGTCACCCGAGGCCGCTGAACGCGATACCCGCACCGTGACACAACGCCACCACGACGCCCTACGCGCAGCCCTGCGCTCCACCCTGGCCAGCGCAGAGCTGGGTTCACACCACGGACTACCCGTCACCGTCGTCATCACCACCACACTCAAAGAGTTGGAAGACGGCGCCGGAATCGCGATGACCGGCGCGGGCACCCGCCTGCCGATGCGCGACCTGATCCGCATGGCCACCCACGCCCACCACTACCTAGCGATCTTCAACGACAACGGCCGACCCCTCTATCTCGGACGCACTAAACGCATCGCCACCCCCGAACAGCGCCTCGTGCTCCACGCCCGCGACCGCGGCTGCACCCACCCCCAATGCACGGTCCCTGGATACCTCTGCGAAGTCCACCACATCACCGAATGGGCCCACGGCGGACCCACCAACATCGACAACCTCACCTTCGCCTGCGCACCCCACCACCGCCTCCTAGGCCACGGCTGGAACACCCGAAAACGACCAGACGGCACCACCGAATGGATACCCCCACCACAACTGGTTTTAGACGACCTGCGCACCAACACGTTCCACCATCCGGAACTCCGCACACTTCAGCCAGACTGAGGCCTATGCCTCAGCGATACGTCGCCGCCTGGGCCACGAAACGTGCCACCGCGCCGGGGTGAGCGGCGGGATGGGTGTGCAGGTACGAGGCATGTATCCGCCCTCCCCCCGCGACCGCGCCTTCGCGACGGACGCCGTCACCGGTGCGCCAGGCCCAGGCAGCGTGCTCTGCGCCCGTGCGGTAGTCGACGGTGGTGCGGTGAAATTCGTGCCCGCTCAGCCGCTCTCCCTCCTCGAACAGAACCGATCCGGTGATCGCCACCGCATCCCGGTATCCGAGGGTGAGCGAGTCGGTAAACCGCGCACGCGCGTCCAACACTGCGCACATCGGCGCACCGTCCAGGTCGGTGCACAGGTAGGTGAGCCCGGCACATTCGGCATGAATCGGCCCGGACATCTCACGAACCTGTTGACGCAGATACTCATTGGATGACAGGTCGGCGGCGAACTGCTCGGGAAATCCGCCGGGCAGCACCAGGGCCGCTGTCCCAGCGGGTAACGAGTCTGAGCGCGGATCAAATTCGGCGACAGCCGCTCCCGCCGCCGACAAGAGCTCGCGGTGCTCGGCATAACCGAAGGTAAACGCCTGGCCCGCGGCCAGCGCAACCACCGGATCCCCCACGGCCGGCACCCCCACGACCTCCGCCGGATCCCACCGCGGCGCACTCACGTCGCTGCGGGCAGCGGCCACAATCGCGGCGACATCCACATGCGCGGCGACAAGCCGTGTCATCGCCGCTATCGCGTCGAGTGCGGCGCGGCCATGTTCGACAGCTGTCACCAAGCCCAAATGCCTTGAGGGAACGGATAGTTCTTCGGTGCGCGGCAGCGCCCCGAACACCGTGAGCCCAGCACGACCGGCAGCGGCGGTGAGAATCTCCCGGTGTCGCGCCGACCCGACCCGATTCAGGATGACGCCGGCAATCCGGATCCCCGCCTCGGCGGCGTGTGCCACAAAACCGTGCAGCAGTGCCGACAAGCTTTGGCTGTACCCTTTGGCATCCACCACCAGCACGACAGGCACGCCGAGCAGGGCCGCGATCTCCGCCGTCGAGCCCTTCGCATCGCCGACCCGCCCGTCGAAAAGCCCCATCACCCCTTCGATCACGCCGATATCGGCGTTCTGGCTCCCGTGTCCGTACAACGGACCGATCAGATCGCTGCCCACCAGCACGCTGTCCAGATTGCGCCCCGGCCTCCCGGTGGCCAGGGTGTGGTATCCGGGATCGATGTAGTCGGGCCCCACCTTGAACGGTGCCACCCGGTGACCAGCGGCTCGCAGCGCACCCATCAAACCCGTTGCCACCGTGGTCTTCCCGCTCCCGGAGGCGGGCGCGGCGATCACTACAGCGGGAACGCTAGAGGACACCACGCACTACCACTCGATGCCGCGCTGACCCTTGCGGCCCTGGTCCATCGGATGTTTGACCTTCGTCATCTCCGTGACCAGGTCGGCGGCATCGAGCAGCTGTTGCGGCGCGTCCCGCCCGGTGATGACCACATGTTGCATGCCGGGCCGGGAGCGGAGCGCCTCGACCACTTCGTCCACGTCGACCCACCCCCACTTGAGGGGGTAGGTGAATTCGTCCAGCACGTAGAAGCCATGCTCCTCCGCGGCCAGTCGGCGCGCGATCTCTGCCCATCCGGCCGCCGCGTCCGCGGCATGGTCCGTCTCGGTTCCCGCCTTACGCGACCAGGACCAGCCCGATCCCATCTTGTGCCACTGCACCGAGCCGCCGATACCGTGCTCATCGTGCAGTTTGGCGAGTTCACCGAAGACCGACTCCTCGCCCACCCGCCACTTGGCACTCTTGACGAACTGGAACACCGCGACATCGGCCCCGTGATGCCAGGCACGTAACGCCATCCCGAAAGCCGCTGTCGACTTTCCCTTTCCGGCGCCGGTATGCACGGCCAGAATCGGTGCGTTGCGGCGCGCCTTGGTGGTGAGTCCATCCTCCGGAACCACCAGTGGCTGCCCCTGTGGCATGCGAACCTCCTCCGCTATCTCACGCGGCAGCGGTGGCGCCGCGCACCACCCCGGCAAGCCGGTCGGCGTTCAATTGGTCAAGCTGGATCACCGGCGCGTCGAGCTGCTGGGCAAGCGTGACCGCCAAATCCATGCGCACAAAAGATGTCTCACAGTCGACTACCACGCAGGCAACTTGTTCGGCACGCACCATGCCCGCCGCACGACGGGTGCGGCCCAAAGGATCCGGGCCGCCGGTGGCACGGCCATCGGTGAGCACCACCACCAACGCACGGCGGTGCGGATCACGCCCACGCTCGCGTGCCACCAGGTCGCGCGCCGCCAGAAGTCCTTGGGCCAAGGGAGTCTTGCCACCGGTGTCGAACTGCTGCAGCTTGCGGCCCGCGATATGCGTCGAACTGGTGGGGGCCAACAGCGTCGCGGCTTCCTGTCCGCGAAAGGTGATGACCGCGACCTTATCCCGGCGCTGGTAGGCATCGCGCAGCAGCGACAAGGTCGCTCCGCTGACCGCCGACATCTTCTGACGTGCCGCCATCGAACCGGAGGCGTCGACCACGAAGATCACCAGATTGCCTTCGCGCCCTTCCCTGATCGCCCATTGCACGTCCGCGAGTACCGGCCTGGGCAGCCTGCCCGGTTGGGTCACCCGGCTTGCCGCGGACATCAGCGTGCCGATCACATGCACCCCGAAACCTTCATCGGAGCTCGGAGCAATCACCTTGCCCGTGCGATTACGTGCCGCGGAGCGTCTGCCCGGAGCTCCCATGCCGACGCCGGGTACCCGGAAGGTCTTGGCACGAAAGGTCGCCGAAGGCGCGGGACTAGGCCGGGAAGGCGCTGGCGCGGAAGTCGAATCCTGCTGTGAATCATCGGCTTTCGCGGGCTCTGGCGCGGACTCCGGCGCACCACCGCCCCCGGGCCCGTCCGGATCGGGCTCAGGGTCCTCCCCGTCCTTATCCTGCGGTGGAGCGCTGTCGCGCATCGCCTGGTCGAGCTGATCCGGATCCAGCCCCGGTTCGTCGAACGGGTCCCTTCGGCGCCGATGCGGCAATGCGAGTTCGGCTGCCACCCGGATATCGGGCTCACCTACCGTCTCGGCACCGCGCCATGCGGCGTGCGCGACAGCGGCACGTGCCACCACCAGATCGGCGCGCATCCCGTCGACATCAAAGGCCGCGCACAACGCCGCGATGCGCTGTAATTCGGCGTCGGGCAAGACAACCCGCGGTAGCAGCTGCCGGGCGTCGGCAATACGGGCAGCCAGCTCGGCCTCCTCGGAGGCGTACCGCCTGACGAATCCGGCCGGATCGGCTTCATAGGCGAGTCGCCGTCGAATGACCTCGGCCCGGACCGCGACATCACGCGAGGCGTGCACGTCCACCGCGAACCCGAAACGATCGAGCAACTGCGGACGCAGCTCCCCCTCCTCGGGATTCATCGTGCCGGTCAGCACGAATCGTGCGTCGTAGGAATGGGATACACCGTCACGCTCCACGTGCACCCGGCCCATCGCCGCCGCATCCAGGATCACGTCAACAAGGTGATCGTGCAGCAGGTTGACCTCGTCTACGTAGAGGACGCCGCCATCGGCACGCGCCAGCAGCCCCGGCGAGAAGGCGTGTTCACCGTCGCGCAGTACCTTCTGCAGGTCCAGAGATCCCACGACGCGGTCTTCGGTAGCACCGATCGGGAGCTCCACGAGGCGTGCGCCGTCAACCGAAGCCAGGACTGATGCCAGTGCGCGCACCGCGGTCGATTTGGCCGTGCCCTTCTCGCCACGAATGAGTACACCACCGATATCGGGCCGTACCGCCGAGAGCACAAGCGCCAACCGCAGCTGATCGTGTCCGACGACCGCGCTCAGTGGGTATCCGGGAACCGCTGTGTGGCTAGCCATTTGCGGCCACCCATGTCATCGGCACATGCGGTATCTCGTCCTCAAGGAATTCGTCACCGGAAACCACGAATCCCAGCTTGCCATACATGTCTTTCAGGTGGGCCTGCGCATTCAGCCGGCAGCGCGCACCACCAATCTCGGCCAGCACGGCACCGACCAGGCGCGCGGCATGCCCCCGGCCCCGTTCGGGCTCGGCGGTACATACCCGCCCGATCCAGAAACCGTCCCCGGCCGGGTCGGCGAGCACACGCAACCCGCTGACGACAATGCCGTCCGGGTCCTTGATCCAGAAATGCCGGGTATCGGGGTCCAGGTCGCGGCCGTCGAGATCCTGGTACGCGCAGTTCTGCCCGACGATGAAAGCCTGGGCGCGCAACCGCAGCAGCCCGTAGAGCGTGGTGGCGTCCAGGTCCGCGGACCAGGACCACCCGATGCTCACTGCTCCAGGCCGAGAACCCGTGTCCCCCAGTCCCACACCTCACCGAACAGCGAGGGCTCATCCGAGAGGCTGATGCCCAGCGACGGGATCATCTCCTTGAGCTTGGGCATCCAGTTCGCGTAGCGGTCGGGGAAACAGCGCTGCATCACATCGAGCATCGCCGGCACCGCCGTCGACGCACCCGGCGAAGCACCGAGCAGGCCGGCGATGCTGCCGTCGGCCGAGTTGAGG
Coding sequences within:
- a CDS encoding GNAT family N-acetyltransferase, giving the protein MSIGWSWSADLDATTLYGLLRLRAQAFIVGQNCAYQDLDGRDLDPDTRHFWIKDPDGIVVSGLRVLADPAGDGFWIGRVCTAEPERGRGHAARLVGAVLAEIGGARCRLNAQAHLKDMYGKLGFVVSGDEFLEDEIPHVPMTWVAANG
- a CDS encoding VWA domain-containing protein, with amino-acid sequence MASHTAVPGYPLSAVVGHDQLRLALVLSAVRPDIGGVLIRGEKGTAKSTAVRALASVLASVDGARLVELPIGATEDRVVGSLDLQKVLRDGEHAFSPGLLARADGGVLYVDEVNLLHDHLVDVILDAAAMGRVHVERDGVSHSYDARFVLTGTMNPEEGELRPQLLDRFGFAVDVHASRDVAVRAEVIRRRLAYEADPAGFVRRYASEEAELAARIADARQLLPRVVLPDAELQRIAALCAAFDVDGMRADLVVARAAVAHAAWRGAETVGEPDIRVAAELALPHRRRRDPFDEPGLDPDQLDQAMRDSAPPQDKDGEDPEPDPDGPGGGGAPESAPEPAKADDSQQDSTSAPAPSRPSPAPSATFRAKTFRVPGVGMGAPGRRSAARNRTGKVIAPSSDEGFGVHVIGTLMSAASRVTQPGRLPRPVLADVQWAIREGREGNLVIFVVDASGSMAARQKMSAVSGATLSLLRDAYQRRDKVAVITFRGQEAATLLAPTSSTHIAGRKLQQFDTGGKTPLAQGLLAARDLVARERGRDPHRRALVVVLTDGRATGGPDPLGRTRRAAGMVRAEQVACVVVDCETSFVRMDLAVTLAQQLDAPVIQLDQLNADRLAGVVRGATAAA